Proteins found in one Amycolatopsis aidingensis genomic segment:
- the obgE gene encoding GTPase ObgE has protein sequence MASRFVDRAVIHLAAGNGGNGCASVHREKFKPLGGPDGGNGGNGGDVVLVVDPGVHTLLDFHFRPHARAGNGKQGQGSHRAGAAGEPLELRVPDGTVVLTEDGELIADLTGPGTRFVAAKGGRGGLGNAALASRARKAPGFALLGEPGEARDLVLELRSVADVGLLGFPSAGKSSLISVLSAARPKIADYPFTTLVPNLGVVTAGDTVFTMADVPGLIPGASAGKGLGLDFLRHIERCAVLVHVIDCATYETGRDPVSDMDALEDELAQYTPSLGGDLAQRPRIVVLNKVDVPEAAELAELVRPDFAERGLRVFEVSTASRHGLKELSYALAAVVEEYRAEQPPAEPAKVVVRPVAVDDSGFTVEPDPEEPGGFIVRGPRPERWIRQTDFGNDEAIGYLADRLNRLGVEEELARQGARPGSPVTIGDRTFEWEPSTPAGVAARMSGRGTDARLDEHGRVGAAERKEARRMRREGTSEEDDERE, from the coding sequence ATGGCGTCCCGGTTCGTTGACCGCGCGGTAATCCATCTGGCTGCGGGCAACGGCGGGAACGGGTGCGCCTCGGTGCACCGGGAGAAGTTCAAACCGCTCGGCGGCCCGGACGGCGGTAACGGGGGCAACGGCGGCGATGTGGTCCTGGTCGTCGACCCCGGGGTGCACACCCTGCTGGATTTCCACTTCCGTCCGCATGCCCGCGCAGGCAACGGCAAGCAGGGCCAGGGCAGTCACCGCGCGGGCGCCGCGGGGGAGCCGCTGGAGCTGCGGGTTCCGGACGGGACCGTGGTGCTCACCGAGGACGGCGAGCTGATCGCGGACCTCACCGGCCCCGGCACCCGGTTCGTCGCGGCCAAGGGCGGCCGGGGTGGGCTCGGTAACGCCGCCCTCGCCTCCCGCGCCCGCAAGGCACCGGGCTTCGCCCTGCTCGGCGAGCCAGGGGAGGCCCGCGACCTGGTGCTGGAGCTGCGGTCGGTGGCCGATGTCGGCCTACTGGGTTTTCCCTCGGCAGGCAAGTCCTCACTGATCTCGGTGCTGTCCGCGGCCCGGCCGAAGATCGCGGACTACCCGTTCACCACCCTGGTGCCCAACCTCGGCGTCGTCACCGCGGGCGACACCGTGTTCACCATGGCCGACGTGCCCGGCCTGATCCCAGGGGCCAGCGCGGGCAAGGGCCTCGGACTGGACTTTCTCCGGCACATCGAGCGCTGCGCGGTGCTCGTGCACGTCATCGACTGCGCGACCTACGAGACTGGCAGGGACCCGGTGTCCGATATGGACGCGCTGGAGGACGAACTGGCGCAGTACACGCCCAGCCTCGGCGGTGATCTGGCCCAGCGGCCGCGGATCGTGGTGCTGAACAAGGTGGATGTTCCCGAGGCCGCGGAGCTCGCCGAACTGGTGCGGCCCGATTTCGCCGAACGCGGGCTGCGGGTGTTCGAGGTGTCCACGGCCTCCCGGCACGGGCTGAAAGAGCTCAGCTACGCGCTGGCCGCCGTGGTCGAGGAGTACCGCGCCGAGCAGCCGCCCGCGGAACCCGCCAAGGTGGTGGTGCGGCCGGTGGCCGTGGACGACAGCGGGTTCACGGTCGAACCGGACCCGGAGGAGCCGGGCGGGTTCATCGTGCGCGGGCCGCGCCCGGAACGCTGGATCCGGCAGACCGACTTCGGCAACGACGAGGCCATCGGTTACCTCGCCGACCGGCTCAACCGGCTCGGGGTCGAGGAGGAACTGGCCCGTCAGGGCGCGCGGCCCGGTAGCCCGGTGACCATCGGCGATCGCACCTTCGAGTGGGAGCCGTCCACTCCGGCCGGGGTCGCGGCGCGGATGTCCGGCCGGGGCACCGACGCCCGGCTGGATGAGCACGGCCGGGTCGGCGCTGCGGAGCGCAAGGAGGCCCGCAGGATGCGCCGGGAGGGTACGTCCGAAGAGGACGACGAGCGTGAGTGA
- a CDS encoding RecQ family ATP-dependent DNA helicase: MDTENLREQAADLLRALAGADAVLRADQWAAIEALVAHRRRALVVQRTGWGKSAVYFLATALLRRQASGPTVIISPLLALMRNQIAAAGRAGIHAATMNSANPQEWDEVQARIAAGEVDVLLVSPERLNNPDFRDAVLPKLTASAGLLVVDEAHCISDWGHDFRPDYRRLRTLLADLPDGVPVLATTATANDRVVTDVADQLGVGHEGDALVLRGPLDRESLHLAVVTPPTAEARLGWLAEHLAELPGSGIVYTLTVAAAHDVAGLLAEHGYQVAAYTGRTDPAERHAAEDDLLANRVKALVATSALGMGFDKPDLGFVVHLGAPSSPIAYYQQVGRAGRGVERAEVVLLPGAEDAEIWRYFGSLAFPDEQRVTQVLHALAHADRPLSTAALEPVVELSRSRLEMVLKVLDVDGAVRRVRGGWESTGQEWRYDAERYRRVSQARADEQQAMLGYLDTTGCRMEYLLRQLDDPHAAPCGRCDNCTGRRWPVEVSAGTTASTQERLRRPGLELPPRKQWPTGMGALDVPLSGKISAAQQADPGRALGRLTDIGWGNRLRELVGTRATDQAVPEQVFQACLAVLAAWDWPARPVAVAGISARTRPNLVRSLVSKLSEVGRLPLLGMVEPAGPPPRRANSAQRLADLWNRLTLPEDLRSALAGVAGPVLLVDDLIDTGWTMTLAARLLREAGAPAVLPFVLASTS, from the coding sequence GTGGACACCGAGAACCTCCGCGAACAAGCCGCCGACCTGCTCCGCGCACTGGCCGGAGCGGACGCCGTGCTGCGCGCGGACCAGTGGGCGGCCATCGAGGCGCTGGTCGCGCACCGGCGGCGGGCCCTGGTCGTGCAGCGCACCGGCTGGGGCAAGTCGGCCGTGTACTTCCTCGCCACCGCGCTGCTGCGCCGCCAGGCCAGCGGTCCGACCGTGATCATCTCGCCGTTACTGGCCCTGATGCGCAACCAGATCGCGGCGGCCGGCCGCGCCGGCATCCACGCCGCCACGATGAACTCGGCCAACCCGCAGGAATGGGACGAGGTGCAGGCCAGGATCGCGGCCGGCGAGGTGGACGTGCTGCTGGTCAGCCCGGAACGGCTGAACAACCCCGACTTCCGGGACGCCGTGCTGCCCAAGCTCACCGCCTCCGCCGGGCTGCTGGTCGTGGACGAGGCGCACTGCATCTCCGACTGGGGGCACGACTTCCGGCCCGACTACCGGCGGCTGCGCACCCTGCTGGCCGACCTCCCGGACGGGGTGCCCGTGCTGGCCACCACCGCCACCGCCAACGACCGGGTGGTGACCGATGTGGCCGACCAGCTCGGCGTCGGCCACGAGGGTGATGCCCTGGTGCTGCGCGGGCCACTGGACCGGGAAAGCCTGCACCTGGCCGTGGTCACCCCACCGACGGCCGAGGCCAGGCTCGGCTGGCTCGCCGAGCACCTGGCCGAGCTGCCGGGCTCCGGCATCGTCTACACGCTCACCGTCGCCGCCGCGCACGATGTCGCGGGCCTGCTGGCCGAGCACGGGTACCAGGTGGCCGCCTACACCGGGCGGACCGACCCGGCCGAGCGGCACGCGGCCGAGGACGACCTGCTCGCCAACCGGGTCAAGGCACTGGTGGCGACCTCGGCGCTGGGTATGGGATTCGACAAGCCGGACCTGGGTTTCGTGGTGCATCTCGGCGCCCCCTCCTCGCCGATCGCCTACTACCAGCAGGTCGGCAGGGCCGGGCGCGGGGTCGAGCGTGCCGAGGTGGTCCTGCTGCCAGGAGCCGAGGACGCCGAGATCTGGCGGTACTTCGGCTCGCTGGCCTTTCCGGACGAGCAGCGGGTCACCCAGGTGCTGCACGCGCTGGCGCACGCGGATCGCCCGCTGTCCACCGCGGCGCTGGAACCGGTGGTGGAACTGTCCCGCTCCCGGTTGGAGATGGTGCTCAAGGTGCTGGACGTGGACGGCGCGGTACGCAGGGTCCGCGGCGGCTGGGAGAGCACCGGGCAGGAGTGGCGCTACGACGCCGAACGGTACCGGCGGGTGAGCCAGGCCAGGGCGGACGAGCAGCAGGCCATGCTCGGGTACCTGGACACCACGGGCTGCCGGATGGAGTACCTGCTGCGCCAGCTCGACGATCCGCACGCGGCGCCCTGCGGTCGCTGCGACAACTGCACCGGCAGGCGCTGGCCGGTGGAGGTCTCCGCTGGCACGACCGCCAGCACCCAGGAACGCCTGCGGCGGCCGGGCCTCGAACTGCCGCCGCGCAAACAGTGGCCGACCGGGATGGGCGCCCTGGACGTGCCGCTGTCCGGCAAGATCAGCGCGGCGCAGCAGGCCGACCCCGGCCGGGCACTTGGCAGGCTCACCGACATCGGCTGGGGGAACCGGCTGCGCGAACTGGTCGGCACTCGGGCGACCGACCAGGCCGTGCCCGAGCAGGTGTTCCAGGCCTGCCTCGCCGTGCTCGCCGCATGGGACTGGCCGGCCCGCCCCGTGGCCGTGGCCGGGATCTCCGCCCGGACCAGGCCGAACCTGGTGCGGAGCCTGGTGAGCAAGCTGTCCGAGGTGGGCAGGCTGCCCCTGCTCGGCATGGTCGAGCCTGCGGGGCCGCCGCCGCGCAGGGCCAACAGCGCGCAGCGGCTCGCCGATCTCTGGAACCGGCTCACCCTGCCCGAGGACCTGCGGTCCGCGCTGGCCGGAGTGGCAGGGCCGGTGCTGCTGGTGGACGACCTCATCGACACCGGCTGGACCATGACCCTGGCCGCGCGGCTGCTGCGCGAGGCCGGCGCACCCGCGGTGCTGCCGTTCGTGCTCGCGTCCACATCCTGA
- a CDS encoding TetR family transcriptional regulator C-terminal domain-containing protein, producing MGIPRDLASQLVPLVEQAQPAGTDALIEVESLIALTAGLAVSVLIGSYTAKEAVAFVDYRLDRLFTG from the coding sequence CTGGGGATCCCGCGGGACCTCGCGTCCCAGCTCGTGCCGCTGGTGGAGCAGGCGCAGCCGGCGGGCACCGACGCACTCATCGAGGTGGAGAGCCTGATCGCACTGACCGCAGGGCTGGCCGTGAGCGTCCTCATCGGCTCGTACACCGCGAAAGAAGCGGTGGCGTTCGTCGACTACCGCCTGGACCGCCTGTTCACCGGGTAG
- a CDS encoding DegV family protein produces MPVAVVTDSTAHLPEGFADRHAVRVVPLHVLIDGVAAFDGVDVGPAALAEALGQRRIVTTSRPTPTEFATAFRAALREGADSVVSVHLSSELSGTWESAVLAAQEVGPDLVRVVDSRTTAMGLGFAALHAAGAAARGCGGAEVEAAAVRAARRSETLFVVETLEHLRRGGRIGPAAALLGTALSVKPVLRMDEGQIRPLEKVRTMHRAVSRLVELAVSAAGAEPVELAVHHLAAPERAVEFANRLEDRLPASTGCVVSEIGAVIGAHTGPGVLGVVVQRPVDR; encoded by the coding sequence GTGCCGGTAGCCGTCGTCACCGACTCCACCGCCCACCTGCCGGAGGGATTCGCCGACCGGCACGCGGTCCGGGTGGTCCCGCTGCATGTGCTGATCGACGGCGTGGCCGCGTTCGACGGTGTGGACGTGGGGCCCGCGGCACTGGCCGAGGCGCTCGGGCAGCGCCGGATCGTCACCACCTCCCGGCCGACCCCCACCGAGTTCGCCACCGCGTTCCGGGCCGCGCTGCGCGAGGGCGCCGATTCGGTGGTCTCGGTGCACCTGTCCAGCGAACTGTCCGGCACCTGGGAGTCGGCCGTGCTGGCCGCGCAAGAGGTCGGCCCGGACCTGGTGCGGGTGGTCGACTCGAGGACGACCGCGATGGGGCTGGGCTTCGCGGCCCTGCACGCCGCGGGCGCCGCCGCCCGCGGCTGCGGGGGAGCCGAGGTGGAGGCCGCCGCCGTACGGGCAGCGCGTCGCTCGGAGACGCTGTTCGTGGTGGAGACCCTGGAGCACCTGCGCCGGGGCGGCCGGATCGGGCCCGCGGCGGCGCTGCTGGGCACCGCGTTGTCGGTCAAGCCGGTGCTGCGGATGGACGAGGGGCAGATCCGCCCGCTGGAGAAGGTGCGCACCATGCACCGTGCCGTGTCCAGGCTGGTGGAGCTCGCGGTCTCGGCGGCCGGTGCGGAGCCGGTCGAGCTCGCGGTGCATCACCTGGCGGCGCCGGAGCGGGCCGTCGAGTTCGCCAACCGGCTCGAGGACCGGCTGCCCGCCTCCACCGGCTGCGTGGTCTCCGAGATCGGCGCCGTGATCGGCGCGCACACCGGTCCCGGCGTGCTCGGGGTCGTGGTGCAACGCCCGGTGGACCGCTGA
- a CDS encoding histidine phosphatase family protein translates to MSLRRLVLWRHGETDYNASGRMQGHLDSALTQVGWNQARFAAPALARFEPELVIASDLHRATDTATVLTEAIGVPLRIDKRLRETHLGEWQGLTGAQVDERAPGERERWRSDPTWAPPGGESRVEVADRAFDVVADLRGPGSDGGETVLLAAHGGLITALTARLLELPVQVWPSLGGIDNCHWVELGRRDGRWRLHAYNAGITGSGHR, encoded by the coding sequence GTGAGCCTGCGGCGGCTCGTACTGTGGCGGCACGGTGAGACCGACTACAACGCCAGTGGGCGGATGCAGGGACACCTGGATTCGGCGCTGACGCAGGTCGGCTGGAACCAGGCCCGGTTCGCCGCGCCCGCGCTGGCCCGGTTCGAGCCGGAGCTGGTCATCGCCTCCGACCTGCACCGGGCGACCGACACCGCCACCGTGCTCACCGAGGCGATCGGGGTGCCGCTGCGCATCGACAAGCGGCTGCGGGAGACCCATCTCGGGGAGTGGCAGGGGCTCACCGGCGCGCAGGTGGACGAACGCGCGCCGGGGGAGCGGGAGCGCTGGCGGTCCGATCCCACCTGGGCGCCGCCGGGCGGGGAGTCCAGGGTCGAGGTGGCCGACCGGGCCTTCGACGTGGTCGCCGATCTGCGCGGTCCCGGATCGGACGGCGGGGAGACCGTGCTGCTGGCCGCGCACGGTGGCCTGATCACCGCGCTCACCGCGCGCCTGCTGGAACTGCCGGTGCAGGTCTGGCCCTCGCTCGGCGGCATCGACAACTGCCACTGGGTGGAGCTCGGCCGCCGGGACGGCCGGTGGCGGCTGCACGCCTATAACGCCGGCATCACGGGTTCCGGCCACCGTTGA
- the octT gene encoding diglucosylglycerate octanoyltransferase — protein MMVLGDSLSFHGPDGPCPADEPRLWPNVAATALGGQADIVARIGWTARDAWWSLTDDPRVWAELHRVDVLVLAVGSMDALPSPLPTYLRTGLRYLRPPGLRRVVRRAYLAAQPRLAVALRGRPAVLPARLTVHYLDTAVTALRVLRPELPIIGWLPAVHRAESYGYVHTMHRHTLAAVARWARLAGVPVLDLPELIGPHVRGGHGNPDGMHWGWAGHATVGAATAALIAPLLSPTGK, from the coding sequence ATGATGGTGCTCGGCGACTCGCTGAGCTTCCACGGCCCCGACGGTCCCTGCCCTGCGGACGAACCCCGGCTCTGGCCGAACGTGGCGGCCACGGCGCTGGGCGGGCAGGCCGACATCGTGGCCCGGATCGGGTGGACCGCGCGGGACGCCTGGTGGTCGCTGACCGACGATCCACGAGTGTGGGCCGAGCTGCACCGGGTGGACGTGCTCGTGCTCGCCGTCGGCAGCATGGACGCGCTGCCCTCCCCGTTGCCGACCTACCTGCGTACCGGGCTGCGGTACCTGCGGCCGCCGGGCCTGCGCCGGGTGGTGCGACGGGCGTACCTTGCGGCGCAGCCCCGGCTCGCGGTGGCGCTGCGGGGCAGGCCCGCGGTGCTGCCGGCCCGGCTGACCGTGCACTACCTCGACACCGCCGTCACGGCACTGCGCGTGCTGCGCCCGGAGCTGCCGATCATCGGCTGGCTGCCCGCCGTGCACCGCGCCGAGTCCTACGGCTACGTGCACACCATGCACCGGCACACCCTGGCAGCGGTGGCTCGCTGGGCCCGGCTGGCCGGGGTGCCGGTGCTCGACCTGCCCGAGCTGATCGGCCCGCATGTCCGGGGCGGCCACGGCAATCCGGACGGTATGCACTGGGGCTGGGCCGGGCATGCCACCGTCGGCGCGGCCACGGCCGCGCTGATCGCCCCCTTGCTGAGCCCGACCGGCAAGTAG
- the rpmA gene encoding 50S ribosomal protein L27, translating into MAHKKGASSSRNGRDSNPQYLGVKRFGGQVVKAGEILVRQRGTKFHPGVNVGRGGDDTLFALSSGAVEFGRKRGRKTVNIVSAEA; encoded by the coding sequence ATGGCACACAAGAAGGGCGCGTCCAGCTCTCGCAACGGCCGTGACTCCAACCCGCAGTACCTCGGGGTGAAGCGGTTCGGTGGTCAGGTCGTCAAGGCAGGCGAAATTCTGGTCCGCCAGCGCGGCACGAAGTTCCACCCCGGTGTGAACGTCGGCCGTGGCGGCGACGACACCTTGTTCGCGCTGTCCTCGGGTGCGGTCGAGTTCGGCCGCAAGCGTGGCCGCAAGACGGTCAACATCGTGTCGGCCGAGGCCTGA
- the nadD gene encoding nicotinate-nucleotide adenylyltransferase, giving the protein MSPRRIGVMGGTFDPVHHGHLVAASEVQARFSLDEVVFVPTGQPWQKSGRTVTKAEDRYLMTVIATASNPVFSVSRVDIDRGGQTYTVDTLRDLRAEYPEDELYFITGADALEQILTWRNAEELFTLAHFIGVTRPGYHLNDHHLPSGKVSLVEVTAMAISSTGCRERVGRGEPVWYLVPDGVVRYIDKRKLYRGRPAG; this is encoded by the coding sequence ATGTCGCCACGTCGTATCGGGGTAATGGGGGGCACCTTCGACCCTGTGCACCACGGTCACCTGGTCGCCGCCAGCGAGGTGCAGGCCCGGTTCAGCCTCGACGAGGTCGTTTTCGTGCCTACCGGCCAGCCATGGCAGAAGTCCGGCCGTACCGTCACCAAGGCCGAGGACCGCTACCTGATGACGGTCATCGCCACGGCCTCCAACCCGGTGTTCTCGGTGAGCAGGGTGGACATCGACCGCGGTGGGCAGACCTACACCGTGGACACCCTGCGGGACCTGCGCGCCGAGTACCCGGAGGACGAGCTGTACTTCATCACCGGCGCCGACGCCCTGGAACAGATCCTGACCTGGCGAAACGCCGAGGAGCTTTTCACCCTCGCGCATTTCATCGGGGTGACAAGGCCCGGTTACCACCTCAACGACCACCACCTGCCCAGCGGCAAGGTCAGCCTGGTCGAGGTGACCGCGATGGCGATCTCCTCCACCGGCTGCAGGGAGCGGGTGGGACGCGGCGAACCGGTCTGGTACCTGGTGCCCGACGGGGTGGTCCGGTACATCGACAAGCGCAAGCTGTACCGCGGCAGGCCAGCGGGCTGA
- a CDS encoding MFS transporter: MVEAQVRPAARHRLPVRKLVAASIGNALEWFDWTIYATFSIYFASAFFPGELAEINTFATYALAFFFRPLGGMLLGRFADLRGRKPAMILTIMLMAGGSVLIGVLPTFEQVGWLAPVMLLLARVAQGLSLGGEVSNASAYLGEIAPANRRGRYSSFFYISTGSAVLIASILGFVLARTLEQAQMESFGWRIPFLVGGALGVIGLWLRRNLAETEQYQQNKQAARRVPHPLATTLRQHPKAVGQLVGFTMLSTLCYYTFFSALTPFAVNNRGVDEVEVFLALSIATALFVALQYPMGALSDRFGRKPQLLAWSAATAVLIVPLSTLVRPGIWNLLAVFCVGLACYTAMTSIAPAVMSELFPTRLRALGIGAWYNLTVACFGGTAPLIISALAKAGASSVFFWYVTAGAVVGFLVILSLPETRNTELR, from the coding sequence GTGGTCGAGGCTCAGGTACGGCCTGCCGCCAGACATCGGCTGCCGGTACGGAAGCTGGTGGCCGCCAGCATCGGCAACGCGCTGGAATGGTTCGACTGGACGATCTACGCGACGTTCAGCATCTACTTCGCGAGCGCCTTCTTCCCTGGCGAGCTCGCCGAGATCAACACCTTCGCCACCTACGCACTGGCCTTCTTCTTCCGCCCGCTCGGCGGGATGCTACTCGGCCGGTTCGCGGACCTGCGCGGCCGCAAACCGGCGATGATCCTCACGATCATGCTGATGGCGGGCGGCTCGGTGCTGATCGGCGTGCTGCCCACCTTCGAGCAGGTCGGCTGGCTCGCCCCGGTCATGTTGCTGCTGGCCAGGGTGGCGCAGGGGCTCTCACTGGGTGGCGAGGTCTCCAACGCCTCGGCCTATCTCGGGGAGATCGCCCCGGCGAACCGGCGGGGCCGCTATTCCTCGTTCTTCTACATCTCCACCGGCAGCGCGGTGCTGATCGCATCCATCCTCGGGTTCGTGCTGGCGCGCACGCTGGAGCAGGCGCAGATGGAGTCCTTCGGCTGGCGCATCCCGTTCCTGGTGGGCGGGGCACTCGGGGTGATCGGGCTCTGGCTGCGCCGCAACCTCGCGGAAACCGAGCAGTACCAGCAGAACAAGCAGGCGGCCCGCCGGGTGCCGCATCCACTCGCGACCACGTTGCGGCAGCATCCCAAGGCCGTCGGGCAGCTGGTCGGTTTCACGATGCTGTCCACCCTCTGCTACTACACCTTCTTCAGCGCGCTCACCCCCTTCGCGGTGAACAACCGGGGCGTGGACGAGGTGGAGGTGTTCCTTGCCCTGTCCATCGCCACCGCGCTGTTCGTGGCCCTGCAGTACCCGATGGGCGCGTTGTCCGACCGGTTCGGCCGCAAACCGCAGCTACTGGCCTGGTCCGCGGCCACCGCGGTGCTCATCGTGCCACTGTCCACTTTGGTGCGACCAGGGATCTGGAACCTGCTTGCCGTCTTCTGCGTGGGCCTGGCCTGCTACACCGCGATGACCTCGATCGCCCCGGCCGTCATGAGCGAACTGTTCCCCACCCGCCTGCGCGCGCTCGGGATCGGTGCCTGGTACAACCTGACGGTCGCCTGCTTCGGCGGCACCGCCCCGCTGATCATCAGTGCCCTGGCGAAGGCGGGCGCATCCTCGGTCTTCTTCTGGTACGTCACCGCCGGGGCGGTGGTCGGGTTCCTGGTGATCCTCAGCCTGCCGGAGACCAGGAACACCGAGCTCCGATAG
- the proB gene encoding glutamate 5-kinase: protein MSETRQAIAAAKRLVVKVGSSALTSAGDGLDVARLDALVDAIAARVAAGSQLVLVSSGAIGAGLAPLALGTRPRDLATQQAAASVGQLALAHAYAESFGRYSLTVGQVLLTSDDVVRRAHYRNAERTFSRLLALGAVPVVNENDTVATEEIRFGDNDRLAALVAHLIGADGLVLLSDVDALYDGDPRDGATRKVTEVTGESDIEGLTVGMSSSGLGTGGMVSKLAAARTAAAAGVPVLLAAAAEAPQALAAAAVGTAFRPAGSRLSARRFWLGYAAGTTGRLHLDDGAVAAVVDRRRSLLAAGITGVDGDFQAGDVVDLVDPAQQVVARGVVAFDVAELPALIGRSSHELPAEQRREVVHADDLVPLRR, encoded by the coding sequence GTGAGTGAGACCAGGCAGGCCATCGCGGCCGCGAAGCGGCTTGTGGTCAAGGTCGGTTCTTCCGCGCTCACCTCGGCAGGCGACGGTCTGGACGTGGCCAGGCTGGACGCGCTGGTGGACGCGATCGCCGCGCGGGTGGCCGCGGGCAGCCAGCTCGTGCTGGTGTCCAGCGGTGCCATCGGGGCCGGGCTCGCGCCGCTCGCGCTGGGTACCCGGCCGCGGGACCTGGCCACCCAGCAGGCCGCCGCCAGCGTCGGCCAGCTCGCGCTGGCGCACGCCTACGCCGAGTCCTTCGGCCGCTACTCGCTCACGGTCGGCCAGGTCCTGTTGACCTCCGACGATGTGGTGCGGCGCGCGCACTACCGCAATGCCGAGCGCACCTTCTCCCGGTTGCTGGCACTCGGCGCGGTGCCGGTGGTGAACGAGAACGACACCGTCGCCACCGAGGAGATCCGGTTCGGCGACAACGACCGGCTCGCCGCCCTGGTCGCACACCTCATCGGTGCCGATGGCCTGGTGCTGCTGTCCGATGTGGATGCCCTGTACGACGGGGATCCCCGGGACGGGGCGACCCGTAAGGTCACCGAGGTCACGGGTGAGTCCGATATCGAGGGCCTCACCGTGGGCATGTCCAGCTCCGGGCTCGGCACCGGCGGCATGGTGTCCAAACTGGCCGCCGCGCGTACCGCAGCCGCGGCGGGTGTGCCGGTGCTGCTGGCCGCCGCCGCCGAAGCGCCGCAGGCCCTGGCCGCTGCCGCGGTCGGTACCGCGTTCCGCCCCGCGGGCTCCCGGCTGTCCGCGCGCCGCTTCTGGCTGGGCTATGCGGCGGGCACGACCGGAAGGTTGCATCTGGACGATGGCGCGGTCGCCGCCGTGGTGGACCGCAGGCGTTCGCTGCTGGCGGCCGGGATCACCGGGGTCGACGGCGACTTCCAGGCCGGGGACGTGGTGGACCTGGTCGATCCGGCGCAACAGGTCGTCGCCCGCGGGGTGGTGGCCTTCGACGTGGCCGAGCTGCCCGCGCTGATCGGGCGATCCAGCCACGAGCTCCCCGCCGAGCAGCGCCGCGAGGTCGTGCACGCCGACGATCTCGTGCCCCTGCGCCGGTAG
- a CDS encoding alpha/beta fold hydrolase, whose translation MYDAILDWPLPYEDLTVETSFGPTYVRRSGGDGEPLVLLHGMSDTSLMWQPYVAGLGPDHALYAVDSMGKPGRTVQTAPMLDARSNADWLAEVLDGLGHDKVHLVGLSRGGWLALNQAIHAPERVSRVTVFDPAGFFRSWRKVRGYLVLGLLRLARLVPDVEVEIVHTSHGLGLVEPAFLRDRILGHTRS comes from the coding sequence GTGTACGACGCGATCCTGGACTGGCCGTTGCCCTACGAGGACCTGACGGTCGAGACGTCCTTCGGGCCGACCTACGTGCGGCGCAGTGGCGGTGACGGCGAACCGCTCGTCCTGCTGCACGGCATGTCGGACACTTCCCTGATGTGGCAACCGTACGTGGCCGGGCTGGGGCCGGACCACGCGCTGTACGCGGTGGACTCGATGGGAAAGCCGGGCCGCACCGTGCAGACGGCTCCGATGCTCGACGCACGGTCCAACGCGGACTGGCTGGCCGAGGTACTGGACGGTCTGGGGCACGACAAGGTCCACCTGGTTGGCCTTTCGCGCGGCGGCTGGCTCGCGCTCAACCAGGCGATCCACGCGCCGGAGCGGGTTTCCCGGGTGACCGTCTTCGATCCCGCCGGTTTCTTCCGGTCCTGGCGCAAGGTGCGGGGCTACCTCGTACTGGGGTTGCTGCGGCTCGCCCGGCTGGTGCCGGACGTCGAGGTCGAGATCGTGCACACCTCCCACGGCCTGGGCCTGGTGGAACCGGCCTTTCTTCGCGACCGGATCCTGGGCCACACGCGTTCGTGA
- the rsfS gene encoding ribosome silencing factor has translation MAATAEARELAVVAAHAAADKKAIDVVVLDVSDQLVITDAFVIASAPNERQVGAIVDNVEEKLRIAGHKPTRREGAREGRWVLLDYVDVVVHVQHDEERSFYGLERLWKDCPRIEVEGLEARAAAADAPDQEDGSS, from the coding sequence GTGGCAGCGACGGCCGAGGCACGAGAACTGGCGGTGGTGGCCGCCCACGCGGCGGCGGACAAGAAGGCTATCGACGTGGTCGTGCTCGATGTCTCCGATCAGCTGGTGATCACCGACGCGTTCGTCATCGCGTCCGCGCCCAATGAGCGGCAGGTCGGTGCGATCGTGGACAACGTCGAGGAGAAGCTGCGGATCGCGGGCCACAAGCCGACGCGCAGGGAGGGCGCCAGGGAAGGGCGCTGGGTGCTGCTGGACTACGTGGACGTCGTCGTGCATGTCCAACACGACGAGGAGCGGTCGTTCTACGGGCTGGAGCGACTCTGGAAGGACTGCCCCCGGATCGAGGTCGAGGGCCTGGAGGCGCGCGCGGCCGCGGCGGACGCGCCGGATCAGGAGGACGGCAGCTCGTGA